A window of Mycolicibacterium madagascariense genomic DNA:
AGTCTCGCGGGGCCATCGTCCGACGGGGTCAGCGTGGCCGGCCGCCACGCGCGTCGGGCGGCGAGCAGTCCGTAGCCGACGAGGAAGGCGGCACCCCCGAACCGGGCGACGGTCAGGGCCGCGGGGTGCGCGGTGACGAGCGCGCCGATGCCCGCGATCCCGGCCGCGATCAGCACGACGTCCGACACGGTGCAGACGGTCACCACCGCGAGGACGTGTTCGCCGCGGATGCCCTGACGCAGCACGAAGGCGTTCTGCGCGCCGATCGCGGCGATCAGCGTCAGGGAGGCCAGGAATCCGAGGACGACGGGGGAGTGCACGCCTCGACGCTAGGGTCGGGGCTTGCTTCAGTACAGCTAAGGATTCTTCGGCGCCATTAGGTGAGCTAATACGGGGCCCTCGT
This region includes:
- the lysE gene encoding L-lysine exporter; the encoded protein is MHSPVVLGFLASLTLIAAIGAQNAFVLRQGIRGEHVLAVVTVCTVSDVVLIAAGIAGIGALVTAHPAALTVARFGGAAFLVGYGLLAARRAWRPATLTPSDDGPARLTQVLVTCAALTFLNPHVYLDTVVLLGALANEHRDGRWLFGIGAVTASAVWFTGLGFGARRVAGLFATPLTWRVLDAVIASTMIGLGVSLAVS